In a single window of the Cryptococcus tetragattii IND107 chromosome 1, whole genome shotgun sequence genome:
- a CDS encoding NADH dehydrogenase [ubiquinone] iron-sulfur protein 8, mitochondrial, with the protein MRHLTLIRPALQPIVPRTFARTLITTPPRLLATPSGHTGPQHITPGPPKSPNPLQTGTQDAISAQKYPDYSTGPSAIDKASQLLFLTEIVRGMWVVFEQFFRPPYTIMYPFEKGPLSARFRGEHALRRYPNGEERCIACKLCEAICPAQAITIESEAREDGSRRTTRYDIDMTKCIYCGFCQEACPVDAIVETQNQEFSTETREELLYNKEKLLLNGDRAEAEIAANLQSEHYYR; encoded by the exons ATGCGCCATCTCACACTCATCCGCCCGGCACTTCAGCCCATCGTGCCCCGCACCTTTGCCCGCACATTAATCACAACCCCTCCCCGCCTCCTCGCCACGCCCTCCGGCCACACCGGTCCTCAACACATCACCCCCGGCCCGCCTAAATCTCCCAACCCTCTCCAAACGGGTACCCAGGACGCCATTAGCGCTCAGAAATACCCAGACTACTCTACTGGCCCTTCCGCGATTGACAAGGCGTCTCAGCTATTGTTCTTGACCGAAATTGTGAGGGGTATGTGGGTTGTGTTTGAGCAGTTCTTCAGACCGCCGTATACTATCATGTATCCCTTTGAGAAGGGACCTCTTTCAGCGAGGTTTAGAGGAGAACATGCTTTGAGACGATACCCCAATGGCGAGGAGAGATGTATTG CGTGCAAGTTATGTGAAGCTATCTGCCCGGCGCAGGCTATTACTATTGAGTCTGAGGCTCGTGAAGATGGATCTAGGAGGACTACCCGATATG ACATTGATATGACAAAGTGCATCTACTGTGGTTTCTGCCAAGAAGCGTGCCCCGTTGATGCCATTGTCGAAA CACAAAACCAAGAATTCTCCACCGAAACTCGAGAGGAGTTGTTGTAcaacaaggagaagcttTTGTTGAATGGTGACAGGGCTGAAGCGGAGATTGCTGCCAACCTCCAGTCTGAGCAC TACTACCGTTAA
- a CDS encoding protein mgr2 → MPPPPQHSTGGSTFDKIKMGAIMGSCVGLTIGFIFGSFSIMRAGPGPRGVVATLSQYMLSSAATFGFFMSVGSVIRTESEHKYILPPMANRAANEPWRMAWKRAEERRRAEASQ, encoded by the exons ATGCCCCCCCCTCCTCAGCATTCCACCGGCGGTTCCACTTTTGACAAGA TCAAAATGGGTGCTATCATGGGAA GCTGTGTTGGTTTGACCATTGGATTCATTTTCggctccttctccatcatgCG AGCCGGACCGGGTCCTCGAGGTGTTGTCGCCACCCTTTCTCAGTATATGCTCTCATCTGCCGCAACtttcggcttcttcatGTCTGTCGGCTCT GTCATCCGAACGGAATCTGAACACAAGTACATCCTCCCTCCTATGGCCAACAGAGCAGCGAACGAGCCTTGGCGAATGGCTTGGAAGCGTGCCGAGGAAAGACGGCGGGCGGAGGCGTCCCAATAG